The genomic stretch TCTGTGAACCCCATTAACATAGTTCAGACATTAACAAAAGGAAAGTGAGTTATGGTTCctgattattttgtctattttctAACAGCTGAAACTCAAGTAAGAAGCACAATGCTCAACGCAGACCATTCCAGTATCATCTTTACTCCTCAGATGCCAAATACAAACGTTGGAGGAGACATTATCACCAATATCACCATTAACAACACAGGTAAATGTTCCCCCTGAAGTAATACATTAAATTAACAACTTTTATACTTTCTGCTTGCTTAAATGTAGCCACCAAAATACCTttaaatatttagcatttttcagaagatgttgtatgtttctgtttcagaccGACCTCCAAACAGAACAGATGAGACCACTGATGCTTCTACTAAAACCAAAGGTATTCATCTgtttaaacacataaacacatacaacatACCTGTATATTAAACAAGGTTTTTCACAGCCAAATGATAAAAAGGTTCACCATACTTCTACTATTAAAACATGACTAGATTCAGATATTATGAACACGCAGTATATTATGGAGATGACACACTTAAAGCTACATATGTGAGTTTAACATCCTGTAAAGTTATTGGCCATCAACTTTTCTTCCCTGTCATCTTTGTACTTCATGTGATTCTTCTGGTTTCTGAAAAGATGCTAAGTTTAGCATCTTTTCAGAAACCAAGAATCACATGTACAACAGGCTGGTAACTCTAACCTGCTGTGATACGATGCGTCACCGCGGTGAAACTGAAGCAgtaaaacaggaagctgcaCTAGATAACTGCAGCCGCTAGATGGCAGCAGAGTGTGAATCCTGATGACAGGAATTGACTTTATACCCAGTTTGACCACAATGTGATCAGCAGTAGCAGCATGGTGCTATGTTATCCTGATTACGTCAGCTGATATTTAACTTTAACAGCCCTCTTCATTCAAATTATAGTAGCCTACTTACCTCCAGGCCGAGGACTGAGATCTGTGCACCACCTACACAGAGACGCACTGCAGTGTTCCTCCTCCAGTTAAAGTTTGATCAGTTTGCTCATATACAGTCAAACAGAGCtgtcatcatctttattgatgATCAGCCTCCAGCTGATCAATGAGAAAATCTTTCTCTTGGAAATTGAGATGGAAAATCTGTGCACACAGATTGTGAATCTAACAGCACTGTGTACAAATTAATTCACACAGATTTTCACATCCAGATTTTTCCTACCATGTGGCCCTCGAGGGTCTCTGTGGGTATGGACTGAGACAATGAGGTGATAAAGCAACCTGTTCACTATAGTCTGATATAGATTGCTCATATGTGCCACTGGTGGTTGTTGGTGCCCACTGCAGCTGATGCAAAATCAGCTAGACAAAGAGAAGTTCCCTCCTTTTCTGCTGTGTCGCGGCACCTTGAAAGCGGTAAAAATTGCGTCTTCTGAAAGGAGAAACATCTGTAGTATTTGCTGACTTTGGAAAGtacaagaaacatgttattcatGTAACTATGATCTCATTTATCTTTCAGGAAACATCCAAAAGTGCCAAGCTGATCTAAAATCTTATCTTAAATCTCAAACTCCGGATCTGTTTCAAGGAACACAGGAAGATGGATCATCAACTCTGTTACACAAGATGTATACAGAGCtttacatcacagagggagacagTCAGGAGGTTAATAGTGAACACGAAGTTGTTGAATTAGAATGTAAAAGGAGCTCAAGTGAGCAGAAGAAAATCAACcttgatgacatttttaaaccGTTATCAAATGAAGAAAATCCTCCACAGAGAGTTCTGACCAAGGGAAACGCTGGGATTGGAAAAACTGTCGCCGTGCAGAAGTTCACTCATGACTGGGCGACTGGAACAGCCAACCAGACTACTGACTTCATATTTCCATTCacattcagagagctgaatTTAATAAAAGACAAGATGAGTCTTAAAGAGTTAATAGGTCACTATTTTAAAGAAGTGAGGGATTTAGAGACCTCAGACTACGACAGTTCAAGTATTCTCTTCATccttgacggtctggatgaaagcagactgcCTCTGGACTTTGAGAAAAATGAGACGTGCCGCAGTATTACAGACACTACAACATTAGACTGCCTACTAACCAACTTAATCAAAGGGAAACTGCTCCACAAAGCCTCAGTCTGGATCACAAGTAGACCAGCAGCAGCCACTAAGATTCCCACCGAGTTCATCCACAGGGTGACCGAGGTTCAAGGATTTGATGATGAACAAAAGGAGGAATACTTTCAGAAGAAAGTCCATGACAAGGATAAGGCTCAGAAGATCCTCAATCATCTTCAGTCCAAACCGTTAAGAAGTCTTTAcgtcatgtgccacatcccactCTTCTGTTGGATTTCAGCCACTGTGCTCCAGAGTCTCCTCACAGAAACTCCTGAAGGTGACCTACCGAAGACTGTGACTGAACTGTACACACACTTCCTGATCATCCAGACAAAACGTAAAAATAAGAAGGATTATCAGAACGATGAAACAGACAAAGATGTGATCATGAAATTAGGAAAGCTGGCATTTGAACAGCTGCAGAAGGGCAACTTAGTATTCTATGAAGATGACTTGAAAAGTCAGATTGATCTGACAGAAGCTGCTGTTTATTCAGGAGTTTGTACACAGATCATAAGAAAAGAAGCTGGTCTTCACAAACAAGTGATGTACTCTTTCATACATTTAACTGTTCAGGAGTTTCTTGCAGCTCTGTATGTGTTAGAAACCTTCATAGATAGCAGAAAGAATCTGCTTCCCAACAAGAAAATTTGGTGGCGTTTGTCATCAGAGAAAAGTCAACTCTCCTTCCTCCATAAGAAGGCAGTGGATCTGGCTTTGGGTGACGATCATGGACGATGGGACGTGTTCCTGCGCTTCCTGCTTGGTCTTTCACAGGAAAAGAATCAGGAGCTTCTTCAGAGAGAATCTAAATTCAAAAGAAGATGTCCAGGGAATGACCAGAACACAATTAGCTACATTCACAAGAAGATCAAGAATCTGTCCAGCGATAACAAAgtcatcaatctgttccactgtttAAATGAGTTGGGTGACCAGTCTCTGCTAGAACAAGTCCAACAGTACCAGAACTCAGGAGATGTTGGTGAAATCTCACCTGCACATTGGTCAGCTGTGGCGTTTCTGCTGCTCAGTTCTGATGAAGACCTGGATGTGTTCGACCTGAAAAAATACTCCAGATCAGATGAAGTTCTGGAGAGGCTGCTGCCGGTGCTCAAAGTATCAAAGACAGCTTTGTAAGTGTTCAACCTCAAGATACCAAACTGCTCTAAAACTTCCTGGTTGTGTTTAAATATAGGAGGgaatgtttgcaaaatgttgactgtcattttgtttttctctttaggTTGAGTAACTGTAACCTCACAGACAGATGTTGTAAGCATATTTCATCAGTTCTCAGCTTGAAGTCTTCTGGTCTGGAGGAGTTGGACCTGAGCATGAATACACTGCAGGACTCTGGACTGAAGCTGATCTCTGATGGTCTCAGAAGTCCTAACTGCAAACTTCAGACACTTCGGTAAGAACATCCAGATgaatggtgtgtttgtggtgatttTTGATGCAAGTTATAAACATAGTAGGACACTTAAAGTGGGAGTAGTTCACTTTTCTTTCATGTGGTAAATGTTACAGTGAACATACAACAGACGTTTCCTTTTAAATGTCTCACATCCAGAAGCGATCATGTGCATTTCCTAACACATTTACAAATCCAGCATTTACATGAAAcatgcacatttgtttttataaaagatATCACATGCTATGTGCTAAAGAACAACCTTAGCTTGAACACAGCCCCTTCACTAATTCATAATAGGAGTTCTAATCTGTGAACACAACACCACCCCTGTCTGATCATTGTGTGTAAACTGAtgtatttcagacattttaatgaagatAAATCTAATGGCCACAGAGAATTGATGGAACCATAGCTACCTATTTCAGGCAACTGTTGTTTTACATCTACACCAGTCGGTAACAGCTCACATTTGAGCAGTGCAACCTGAAGCATCTTTTATAACATCTGTAACTGTAAGTAATAAAAGTGACTTCAGTGAGCGTGAAGCAGAGTTTTAGTTTTCAGCGCAGTGTGTCCTGTGGTAGGATTATGTCATCATTTTCACAGACTTTTTTGGGTCAAATGTAAACCACTGCTGTATTTACtcagagacaatgaaagcagcaatatgaccgcttatggccgaaataggtgaaacatcataaaacatcaaacatcatcatatcCATGTCTtgcatcaaaatattctttaataGCAGCGCTTAAGTCGTCACTGGCagcgctcttattttgaaaacatgtaaaccGTGTACTTCCGGTTCAAAGGACGTACCAGTCCAATCAGCGACGATTCCTGTCGCCCGAGGGTACCTACCTCTTCTGGTTTGGTTAATGTtgtcgtgttttctgatttgcgtttgtgttttttgatttacgttggtgtgttttttgatttgcgttggtgtgttttttgatttgcgttcgtgttttctgatttgcgttcgtgatttttgatttacgttggtgtgttttttgatttgcgttcgtgttttctgatttgcgttcgtgttttttgatttacgttggtgtgttttttgatttgcgttcgtgttttctgatttgcgttcgtgttttttgatttgcgttggtgttttctgatttgcgttggtgttttctgatttgcatttgtgtgttttctgatttgcgttggtgtttttttgatttgcgttggtgttttctgatttgcgttcgtgttttttgatttgcgttcgtgttttttgatttgcgttggtGTTTGCTGATTTAccttcgtgttttttgatttgcgttggtgttttctgatttacgttggtgttttttgatttgcgttggtgttttctgatttgcgttcgtgttttttgttttacgttcgtgtgttttttgatttgcgttggtgttttctgatttgcgttcgtgttttttgatttacgttggtgtgttttttgatttgcgttggtgttttttgatttgcgttggtgttttttgatttgcgttggtgttttctgatttgcgttggTGTTTTCCGATTtgcgttggtgttttttgatttacgttggtgttttttgatttgcgttcgtgttttctgatttgcgttcgtgttttttgatttgcgttggtgttttttgatttgcgttggtgttttctgatttgcgttcgtgttttccgatttgcgttcgtgttttttgatttacgttggtgttttttgatttgcgttggtgttttctgatttgcatttgtgtgttttctgatttgcgttggtgttttttgatttgcgttggtgttttctgatttgcgttcatgttttttgatttgcgttggtgttttttgatttgtgttggTGTTTGCTGATTTAccttcgtgttttttgatttgcgttggtgttttctgatttgcgttggtgttttttgatttgcgttggtgttttctgatttgcgttggtgttttctgatttgcgttggtgttttctgatttacgttggtgttttttgatttgcgttggtgttttctgatttgcgttggtgttttctgatttgcgttggtgttttctgatttacgttcgtgttttctgatttgcgtttgtgttttttgatttgcgttggtgttttttgatttgcgttggtgttttttgatttgcgttggtgttttctgatttgcgttggtgttttctgatttacgttcgtgttttttgatttgcattcgtgttttctgatttgcgttcgtgttttttgatttgcgttggtgttttttgatttacgttggtgttttttgatttgcgttcgtgttttctgatttgcgttcgtgttttttgatttgcgttggtgttttttgatttgcgttggtgttttctgatttgcgttcgtgttttccgatttgcgttcgtgttttttgatttacgttggtgttttttgatttgcgttggtgttttctgatttgcatttgtgtgttttctgatttgcgttggtgttttttgatttgcgttggtgttttctgatttgcgttcatgttttttgatttgcgttggtgttttttgatttgtgttggTGTTTGCTGATTTAccttcgtgttttttgatttgcgttggtgttttctgatttgcgttggtgttttttgatttgcgttggtgttttctgatttgcgttggtgttttctgatttgcgttggtgttttctgatttacgttggtgttttttgatttgcgttggtgttttctgatttgcgttggtgttttctgatttgcgttggtgttttctgatttacgttcgtgttttctgatttgcgtttgtgttttttgatttgcgttggtgttttttgatttgcgttggtgttttttgatttgcgttggtgttttctgatttgcgttggtgttttctgatttacgttcgtgttttttgatttgcattggtgttttctgatttacgttggtgttttctgatttgcgttcatgttttctgatttgcgttcatgttttctgatttgcagttgtgttttgcacttcagggccaccgtaatGACGGGAGTTTTTCACTTTCAGTTTAGTTCTGAGACTGAAACTGATGGAGCTCTTTGCTCCACACTCttattttcctgtgttttggttaatgatacaattctttCAGTAGaaatatgattatattactacaATCAATATGTTTAGCTTCAGACAACTTtacctcctcctcactcacatTAATGTGTATACAGTCAATTATACAGAATTGTGCTCTTTAAACAGCAGGTTTCTGCTGACCTTTTGTCTGGGCGCCCTTGTGAGTGTCGAGGAGTCCGGTGTCCGGCTCCGGTCCCGGCAGGAAAGTCACTCGGTCCGGTCCCAATGTGGTCCACGTCTCCTTTTCCCAAATCACGTTACGGTCACCAAAATTGTCAgcgtattcatttatttgagaGAAGACAAACCACGACGTACCGTCTCaccatttatttagatttgtaTCATTAAGCAAAGCTCTGCTAGCTTCCACCCCACAGCCAATCACCAAACAGGAAAAGAGGCCTGACTCATTCACAACGAATCACATTCAATAAAATGAACCAACACAGGTTGTTCTCTGTTTATGCCACATGTTAGCCAGGAACACTGCAAACAACCTACTTAAAGTGTTGGTATAAAGTTCAtattaaattaaacatgttaacaacataaaaacacatttatgcaGAACAAAACTTACATGAACCTCTAAATATCCAAGAAAACTTGAAATGTAtctctggtggagctgcagagtttaagaggtgacatcactacgtctttattgaagcagcggcacgttgtcattaatattaatgagagctctgtttcactttgtgtatctgacagtgttgaacctgcatcctgttgggttcaggtgtttggagtttcATTCTCTAAACATCTACATTctaaaccttcttcagctctgaacacattattatacactgaatgattttgtaggaacacaagccgttgtctctgcatcttaaagtggtctcatttcagccatgattacctttaacccaaatcgactcctttttccagcatttgggactgaaagcccccatatcctggcctggcaaattcctctcctctccacagagtgggaagatgttgtttttcttgcaataaacagatcaccagagatcttctttgtaatttacaacaactaagcacatctggtctgttcctcttcctccaaagaagataaacccctgttcctcaggtcaaacaaggtcaagcccgatagagttttctttggtcacaccaaaaggaagaaggactggtttctaacatagatgtggtgatttaagatgttttacaaatctacgtttctctgcctctggaacattctccagtgggggaaggcttaatgggaaacctaatcagtgtgttcttctcctcacatgtccaactgttatttacgaccgttgttgttcctgggtctgacattccATTCGCCctttgcagtcttctgttctcacccaaaagtcctaaataacaaataaactacatctcaatttcttaaatttaacggatcccgaaaaatagtaagaaggtcattcaacaaaTCTTTATTATGTTactgtgaagcccaaatgaagtttattactcaataagtttgaggtcaacagaaaccccctcccctttgtcgatggaggagagatttgaagatcatcattccttgtgtaatacttgtattatttaccagttaaatgtctgatatgttttgttaaagatagaactacaaggaatatgtataagtccttggttctactgtgtgttGTACACTatattgttatatgttgtatactttagtgcttcatgtcttaatcaggttataattcttttgaatgacaaatgatcattatcatgttgcatcttttcacgaagacaaaaattcgacttttaagatggtgaagttttgggaaggttaaaacacgatttcaaaatgttaaatacaatagtatagttagattaacttttggaagcctcaactcagatcacaggcggtgtgacactgtcagcctcccctgctgcaggtcataaaaacagacactctccccttctcatGTTCTTCTCTTCCGgggctctcttcttctccggacgctctctctctgtcctcttctccccctgcttcttcttcttctcttctcttcttttctttgtttttcatttttattttatttttatttttaaagtaatctttacttttatttttgcaacaagctaagacaagcaaattgaatccctactttaagtattcacttttattcaagtttttaatagaacgaattcttttctttttgattttatactgttaaagtatcaccgcctgattcagaagaagttgaattagtttcagaaccAGAACTTGAGTAcaactatttgaaaccaccaagaaaagtctttttcaagactgtgatcatctgatgaagaacgttgcaagccttgcaaagagtccaacgaaagagactttgtgtgctctcAGCCGAgacgactctgcccccagcgctcccaaggcggaaaacccgctgggccttcggaccaagagtccctcaacagagtaccggccttccctctggctactggaccgacgcgccgtgccgtggtccaacccagaactctcaaagagaccaagcttctgtgcctcctgacgcccagacaaaacaggctgaacgtcttcatacagctggatccacacacgtgagaatgagtggtgtctaaagttctgacttctgtctaaagctctgacttctgtctcaggttctgacttctgtctaaagttctaaCCTCTATCctatgaacttaagaaagttgaggtagggtctcgttagtattaaaagattactcccgtaatatttaatatataaaaacccgaccctttaactttaccatctaccgacggtcacacggctttattactttcctaattacagtctttaccttttctgttatctgttgttcgtctaaaattgtcatgtcttttattttacccaaattatttagtcaataaatatataatcgttgtctttgtctggaacttaattttaacgtggagaaccgatggatacgtgcaaagaattcactacttcagaatattgagactgaataaattgattttgaatggactctaactgtccaagccaacttgtacagttaggtttttggaataatgtcctccggattattccaatgactaaacacggaggtggtgcccctttaacgagtgtaatattaattgccagtgattaataatcatatttatcaaagtagtgtgtgagcagtgtctcctacattatatatttatggtgctgcccatgtcaggaccacatACTATCCTACATGTATATTGTGAGTGTGACTGTGTAATTTTTGCTGCCTCTTGGccaggactcccttgaaaaagaggGTTTCAATCTCAGTGGactttcctggttaaataaaggttaaataaataaaatttactTTCCATCGCTTTCTTTGAGAttgaattatttttctcattaacttaacttaacttaacttaacttaactgaACCTTAACTGCCTTTGCTGCCTCCCAAGTTGTAATTGATGAGAAATCGTCTTCATCATCAAATTCGAAAATAGAGAACTAACTCATCTTGTGTAGCGTAGCTTGGATTGCCAGAATCCCCAACAGGGAAGAATTTAACCTCCATCTGCTGGAGGAGACAGTTCATCCCTCGTCCCATTCCACCATCACAGGTGCATGATCTGACAAAGTTATACCATGGATCTGACAATCCAATGCTCTGAATGATTCATTGCTTGGGATGAAAAAAATGATCATATAGTGATTGTGCTCTAACTTTGAAGCTGATCTTCTGCAGTTAGAAGGCATCCTGTTCAGGGCCAAAGACTTTTGGAAAGGTTCAGGTCCTGCAGTGCTCTGGCAGATGTGTCTTGTGAAGGAAAGAGTTTACTCACAGAGCTGTTGAGGTTGAGGGCTCgtctgggatttgaacccaggaCCTCTCGCACCAGAAACGAGAATCAGAGCCCGCATACCATAGTATCCTAcaatttcaagcaggaacattgtcttttaaacttacatcatttattctttattcagattgaagTACTGCaggttgtcagagatcagctgtgcttctctggcctcagctctgaagtccaacccctcccatctgagagagctggagctgagtcacaacaagctgcaggattcaggagtgaagcttctctgtgctgaactggagagtccaaactgtcgactggagactctgaggtcagacaccatttttttccttctgtgctcagattaatatgatgtgaaagttgtgttgacactaaactgcagacatcaggctgatattatactgATCCACACTGAGTATCTTCATGCTaaactctgttttcttcttctgtggtttagtCCACTGACTGTGGCAGAGCAGTGTTGAGCTGCACACTCAGCGGCGGTCCTCCACCATTTGGTGCCCGAGGCGAGCTTTACTTATAGCGCCACATCCACAAAAAAGACCATGTCCAAAGAATTGCTCATTTATTTAAACAGTGATAATccaaacaatataacaatatgtGCAAATGAATAAACCTGTTCACTAATAAATACACATAAAGTTAAAGTGAAATGAGGTGGTCCATGATACGGCCCTCTCCGAACCAACTCTGTTCTCATCAGGTGTGTTACATGAAGAGGCCAGTCAGCAGGATCAGCTGGAGGTGAACTGCCAGTGTTTGCTGCATCTAGAGGGCACATGAAGCACACTTTCTCACCTTGTGTTCAAGATaactcaccacacacacacacagaagcagaaccTGATATTGTTTTAAAGAGAACATCCTTGAGCCAACTTAGATGAATAAAACAGGACAGTTAAGTTATTGCTAAAATTCTTTACattcatcaggcacacacctgagacacaccaagtgtggaatcagtcagtgtgtttacatgcacagcttagtcagattacagccatagttccactctgctactcaaccagacaactgcaactgtccgagtatacatgctggtgagaaaatctaattatttgctgcagcatgtcatacccggtacgataggtggcgctgtacttatttcaactagtggtaacagaaacacctccagctgacctctttacgtcaccagcaacaacaaactgcctcgacattccagaaagatggcgtacgaagagcgagacgaagctacatctttgtacatttcatatatggtgtctatgataattacacaaactagatgcacaatggagctctttctctctttcttgtggtgatttcagaggaaagattCATCGTGTTGTTTTCTATTTCCGACAACAACACGACTACATCGtctccttctacttccggctcacggccccggggaaaaactCTCAAGCCTGCACAGAATGAAAAATCTGAGTccaatctgatggaacgtatacatgcaggagtaatgtgactatcaatcaaataacaTAGGTGTCTTATTCTGACTagagaaatctgatccggtccgattttagtcagactaaggtgtatacatgcatcttaaaaatcccatcatagtcagactaacacagtaatttggttttcttgagtgtcatgtaaacgcactgactgctGCAATCAAGATGGGCAGCTTGCACTCACCTGAACATCCAGGCTCAGTGGTTAGAGGCAGGGTGAGGTTGGC from Sparus aurata chromosome 1, fSpaAur1.1, whole genome shotgun sequence encodes the following:
- the LOC115575700 gene encoding protein NLRC3-like is translated as MLNADHSSIIFTPQMPNTNVGGDIITNITINNTDRPPNRTDETTDASTKTKGNIQKCQADLKSYLKSQTPDLFQGTQEDGSSTLLHKMYTELYITEGDSQEVNSEHEVVELECKRSSSEQKKINLDDIFKPLSNEENPPQRVLTKGNAGIGKTVAVQKFTHDWATGTANQTTDFIFPFTFRELNLIKDKMSLKELIGHYFKEVRDLETSDYDSSSILFILDGLDESRLPLDFEKNETCRSITDTTTLDCLLTNLIKGKLLHKASVWITSRPAAATKIPTEFIHRVTEVQGFDDEQKEEYFQKKVHDKDKAQKILNHLQSKPLRSLYVMCHIPLFCWISATVLQSLLTETPEGDLPKTVTELYTHFLIIQTKRKNKKDYQNDETDKDVIMKLGKLAFEQLQKGNLVFYEDDLKSQIDLTEAAVYSGVCTQIIRKEAGLHKQVMYSFIHLTVQEFLAALYVLETFIDSRKNLLPNKKIWWRLSSEKSQLSFLHKKAVDLALGDDHGRWDVFLRFLLGLSQEKNQELLQRESKFKRRCPGNDQNTISYIHKKIKNLSSDNKVINLFHCLNELGDQSLLEQVQQYQNSGDVGEISPAHWSAVAFLLLSSDEDLDVFDLKKYSRSDEVLERLLPVLKVSKTALLSNCNLTDRCCKHISSVLSLKSSGLEELDLSMNTLQDSGLKLISDGLRSPNCKLQTLRLKYCRLSEISCASLASALKSNPSHLRELELSHNKLQDSGVKLLCAELESPNCRLETLRCVT